Part of the Cyclopterus lumpus isolate fCycLum1 chromosome 16, fCycLum1.pri, whole genome shotgun sequence genome, CGTTTTTTTAGCCATGCAGTTGTAAAACTAGAATGTGTTATTGTACAAACAACTCTTAGATCATGAAAGCTTTACTGTGTTGTACTTGAAAATAAGAATCTCCTCCAAAGCTAATAAGTATTGAAGAAATTACAGACCAGTTTTTTGGCCATGTCTTTGAAGTCACGTTTATTTTCAGGCATCCAATCTGGTGGTTTAGCTGAATAGGTAGTAATGGATAGTTATGAACACGTTTACACACAttggcacaacaacaacatgcatacATTTGGGCTTGAGGCCATCACTGTGGTGGTGTTGATGCGTACCCAAGGCTGCACAGGCCACAAAGCCAAGTAGAAAGATAAGTGTTCCTCCTTTTGGGTCCATGGTGAAAAGACTGTAGAACATTGGGACAGAATTAAAAGAAGGCATTAAAACACATGTTTCCATTTGGATTGGCATTCTTTGCCTTTTGTAAcgatatgtttttctttccataaCAGAAAGTTATTTAGTTTGTTACTCTTTCACTAGTTGTTATGGAACCTGTCTCCATGCAAACCACCTCCGGTTTTCTGACAAGCATCCTCCTCTGAGGATTTGTGATCTCGTTACCACCCTTGTTACCCATCTTACAGGAGGCCCAACGGACTTTGGAGGATAACCTGCTGTGAAAAACATGTTTGGTAAAGTACATCATGTGCTTGTCTGcttctcccctcttctttcGTCACTTTTGCAAAACACAAACTTTCAATTCCACATTGCCTCTCACATATTGAAGCATTTGCATGTTGGTTTGTTTGcctccatttattttgttttctctccattGATTTGACTTCTCATTTAAATAAACCCAATGAttagcaaaaatgtaaaaactaaaattTGATTAATACGTTTTTAATGCCTAACTTTTTATTTGCTgggtttataaaataaaataatcctttattagtcccgcagtggggacatttacaggattactgcagcaaaggggtaaagtgcacacaagacattacaagatcaatatatatatatatatatatatatatatatatatatatatatatacacacatatatatacacatatatatattatatatatatacatatatataatatatatataatcacagaaatcaacaaaaaacgacacaaaaacacatctatACCTCCATTGTAATGACTTTCACATAATTACATACCTGAAACCATCAACACATCACAAAGACTgaaagggaaacaaagaacgcattgatttatttataaatgagtTTTTACTTACCAGGTAGATTCTTGAAGCAATgaaatttaaaaacagaaaagtgaAGATGTGAGCGTTGTTCCTCGGCCTCTCTTTCACATGCGAGTTGGCTGAGTGGTTACCTGTTCTAAACCGAGTCAAAGCAGGTGCATCGTATTtaaagacactgtgtgtgtgtgtgtgtgtgtgtgtgtgtgtgtgtgtgtgtgtgtgtgtgtgtgtgtgtgtgtgtgtttgtgtgagagagagagagagagagagagagagaagaaagagagagagtcactgttgttgttttttatattgtacagacatgttgctactctgttgtctttaatgtcttttgatatttatcctgttatttgtaaattaagtttaTGTATGACCTGTAACTGGAGTCAAATTCCAatatggccaataaagctgattctgagagaagagagagagagaaagagagagaatggatTGGATAACAAAATCAACACAACCAAATAGAGCTGCataatccccccaaaaaatgtaaaaaaaataacaaaggaATATAGCTTTAACCACACAATACAAGCTTTTTTTCACACTCTCCATAGAGAATATTTGAATGTTAGGGCCATTGCAAAAGTAGGCTATACGGTTCAGGTTTATTGGCAGCTGGATGCGGTCTATGGGGCCattattgaaaacaaaatatttgaaaatgtgtCTGTAACTGTATTGCAATCCGTGTGTATGTAatgacatttgtaaatgtgtaaaataatcTCTAAATAATTTTTTTCAGCAGATGTggagattatttttttccagctaTTGGATCTAAATACTTACAGCTAAtatttatgtacatatttaccttttttttcctatatATTTTCTATGTCATATTTAAGATACAGTTACCCAACTCTCCAAAAACATCTGCAAATAGTTTTGCTTCAATAATGGCCCCATACTTTTATAATTGTACCTTTAATCACACTTATTAGAAACAGCTGCTACCATATTCCCTATTAGCTGAACAATGAGTGGACTGAAGCAGATGTATTAGTGTCTTTGATTTTTATTAAAACAGAGTccagaaagacacaaaggagAAGCATCGTGACTGTTGGGTTTGTTTCactccatgtttccttcaaTTTTGGAGCCAATAACCACATGAAGATCTGGATTGGAGAAGTGATCTGAAAAAGACAATTGACAGTTGTTAGTGGGGGATATCAAATTATATCATAAACATGTGACATACAAAACATTAgaatttgtgtgtgcgtgcaactCACCTGCAGCAAACTCATGGATGTCGGCGGGCCCTTTACAAAGCACATTTCTATAAGAgaacagaaaaaacaaatagtACAAAGTATGACTTGAAGAGCCGCTGAGAATATGGGTTTTGATCAAGACCTTTGATCATCCttgaaaatataaacaaataaaagaaaaagacaatctTATGGTCACCAGGAAAACCAAATGTATCCCAAAAACAAGCCGTGCTAAGttacaactatacatggaatcGTTTGCCTGGCGATATGTGCATGTCAAGCtcagtttacatttatttaaaatcattaacctttatttgaattatttaggctttaattcatattttgattCAGAATATAATTGTCTtagacttgttttattttatatccgAAAGGTTTGTAATATCAATGTCCAAAGGGAAAAGCCCCTTCATCACAAATGTATAGGCTAAATATAGCAATACCATCTGTAATACTCTTTTAGTTGcctatattgtttattttaatcagACAACACTATTAAACACAACTAAAGAGCAGACCCATCGACATGTTCAGAGGCGGTTCTCTCCATGTGAGCAGCTCAGTGGTTCATCTCTTTCCGTCTCAGCCTGTTTCGAGCCAGAGAAGCGGGCATAACGTACCTGAGGAAGTCCGCCATCAACACCTCGACCTCTGGGTGCGACCTCAGATACTTCTCGTTGTCGATCTTCGTTTTGCTCtgacaaccacaacaacatgcGTTAAGGCTCGCGCATCCACGCGCTGCGGCTCGGCGTGAGTTTCTGCGTCGTTACCTTGAAGCGTCGCAGCATCTCCTGCTGCTCAGCACTCAGTTCGCCCACGTCCAGCTTCTCCAAACCTCCATTACCGGCCATCCTCTCCGCTCGGCTAGTAATTGACCGACGGGCACAAACTCGGTCACGTGTTAACGACACAGACGCTACGGTTTAGGAACAACTGTTGCCGTGGAAACGACCGCCAGGGATTAACGGCTGCGTCCGCGAGGTGGCAGCATACCACAGGAAAATAGTTCCCGGTATTTTCTTGTactgtaattaatataattcGAGATATACACCATAGTAAACAGCAACCTCAAGAAGCCTTTAACTTATTTTCTGTTCATTAACTTTCCCCATCACAGTCCACATATGAGTCATAACATATGACCACGAACATCGTATTCGATAAGGTTTTGAACTTCTTTCTGGAAGTGACTATTTAGATTTAGCTGTGTAGTCCCTGACAACTGCAACAATCCTATTTGATGCTGCTGTTGTATTAACTCCCTGTTCCTtctaaatacaaacacaacactaaGGTAATGGAGGACTCAAAACTATGTTATCACCTCTTCAAGACAGAGGCTCAAGTTCAAATAATAAAGCAAGACCCAATTTAATAAGGCCTGTGTCATATCAATTGATGTTATTCTTACGGTTGTTATTACTACGGTATTATTATGTACTATTCGTAGAGCCTGGAGTTCAGGGGCCAACACTGTAAAGAATATGTTTAAACTGAAAGGGCAGGAAGCAAGTGATATATGTGATAAATCTTAATAGAAATGACATACAAACAGAACATGAGGTCGTATGCTTGACGCAGGCCTATAATGAGGCCCTCATCTAGTCGACAGTGTATCGACACACTTTAACTTTGGACAGACATGAGAAAGAGTAGCTAAAGGCTGCTCTTGAGACAAATACAATGACAACAAGTCTTTGAGAGATATTTTAGGCATTATTTAATAAGACagtagaaagagagacagattacAAGCAGTTCCAGAGTTTGCGTCCAACAGAAGCTCAttggaaaacaataacaatttcAAGTCCAATATCCTTTAGTCATCTGTGACACTGGATAGTTTTATTCCCTTTTCCGCCTGGTCATGAGTTCTATCGAGAAAGAAATAACTTGTGTTGTTGAAGTGCATGGCTTCTACCCTCTCCTTCAGCCGCtgttcttcttccccttcttccaCTTCACTCTGTGGGGTTTTTTTGTAATGAGGAGGGGCAAAGGCCACCAGAGTCTGCCCTTCTGGAGGTGTTGGGGTGGAAGGCGGAGGCCGCAGAGAATCACCACACTTTATGACGACATGCATAAATCTTTCCTTGTGtctgaaatgaaaagaagagaagtCGACGGAAATAATTAGCTGAGATTTGAAAACCGGGGCATCCATCCGCTGGCAATTATCTAACTCATTGTTATAAATGTATCCATGTTTGTTATACAGCAGGGAATactattttctatttttctagATATAAATAGAGCTAATATACCTGAATATGTAAGCAGCTAAAaggacaagagacaagagagcaAAGGAACCAGAGATCCACAGGACATGACGTGACACCTCTGCACCACTTTGGACTGGTTCAGGATCTGCAGTAAAGGCAGGAGGAGACTGTGAGAAAAAACAACCATGCgagtgaatgtatgtgtgtgtgtgtgtgtgtgcgtgtgtgtggatgagATGTGTGTTGAGCCATGTTTCCTGTGGCTTGTTACGTTGTTAACTCAGTTATTATGATGACATGACTTCCTGTTGAAACCCAGTGGGGCAGAGGGGGCTTCCTTTTCCCcctcgtcacacacacacacacgcacatacacacacacacacacacacacacacacacacacacacacacacacacacacacacacacacacacctaattaaacaaaatattgcTATATCTTaccaacaaacacaccaacatcTGTACCAGAGCTGCCCTCGTTGTCTGTGTATACTGGAAACTGCAAGTTAGAGAAGGTAACGCGAGAGACGTGAGATACTGGAGGCAGGACAACAACGAATTCTGTAGCAGCAGCACGAGTGTCTCTTTGACTCTTACCGTTGGGGAGAGATCATCCATCAACAACTCGAATGACCCTTtagctgaggagagagaaatcCATGCAGATGACTTGTTATCAACAACTTTAAGAGGAAGGAAGCTCCTTCATCTagacaataaaacatatatgaaaagtaaaaacatattGTATTGTAGATAGTGCATTGTTTAGACCAGTCTGTCCCATCTGGAGGTTGGGAAGAGGTCGCAGGAAAGACCAGCAAGACAGGAACTAGAATAAACTATTTATGTTACACTATCAAAAAAGGTTGGAAGCCACTGATCTAGACAGagttatgttattataatattctttattattattatatagtctcgttttgttttaaaaaatcattacCTTTGGATTCAAGACTCattaaaacataacatttctttATCTACAGACATTTTCTCGAGTGAAAAGAAACGCATACACAcaaaatattctatattttctaGTATGAAATACTGTATGTGCAAGATTGTTGTCCTATGACCTGCTTCACAGTATTACAcattgatccagaatgctgcatgCATTCATGCGGTGCACAATGAGTTAACAACTTattcagagaggaagagaagcacAAGTGGAAGGGGTAAAAGTTAGTACATTTGGGAGGGTGATTTATGAACAGCATATTTGGAAAACCCAATCATACGGGACAGAAACAGGAGCCCTTCCTCCTCTGGTCGTCATGGCTACATCTGTCTGCCTCCTGGGGTGGATCATGTATTACAAAGATGATAAAGCTCAATGATTTACAGGTCCCTGTAATCAACGTCACTTCCATGTCTCTAAAACAAATAACATACTTGTTCTGCCTGCTGGCCCCTgaacaagaaaaacatacaaattTGAATTTACCACAAACAATAGCTTTCACTAAGTGCATGTCCCAATCTTGAAATGGCTtgatttggtttatttatttctacaagtatgaatgtgtgcatgtgtgcttacTTGTTGACCTCAACCAACTGCGGGCATGGACAGGTTCGCTCCAGTCACTCCACTGACCATCGTACTCTTCCTTGGTTCTGAGTTGTATCGAGTACTCAACACCAGGCATTGCATCAGTGATTGTGTAGGAGCGCTCCTTCATCGCCTGTATCTACATGGACACATACAGAGGGACAACCGGGTAAACGCACATCGGGTGTTTACAGtaaacaaagtaaacacactCACACCGACAGTGCGTGCTCAGAAAGTATTTGTCCAGCACCTGGCCGTGATATAACAAGGAGTTGAGAGGTCGGTATTTGATCTCGTAGGTTAGTACATAATAGCTTTCTTGAGACTTCCAGGAGTTCGGCAAACTCCAGGTAACGGTCATCCTCATCtcctgtccctcctcctgtTGAACTCCCACATCCGATGGAGGGTCAGGCTTTACTGAGGGAGTAAAGAGGAATACAGTAAGTGCTTTCCATCcaaccaaacacacacgtgACATGGACACACAACTCGCCTCGATACACACAAACGTACAAATGTTTAGAGGTAGGAAGTGCAGCAGGGCGCTGGTGGCGTTTCCTGCGATGCTCGTCACACACAGGTAGGCCATGTGAAGGGTTCTCTGCTCGTCCTCGTTGTGGTCCAGAGCACACCAACAGCGGGAGCTCCGAGATGAGTATGAGCACTGCGATCGAAGGAACGCCTGTGTGGGGCtaagagaaagaacaacaaggacaacacagtTTCACTCACATAGGATGAGATAAAGAGAAGGTGACTTGTATTGCCCATATGAAGTaaagtcaattaaaaacataattttaggGGGTGCCAAGGTGGCCTAGTGGTCCAACTGAGTCCTCTTGCTCCCTCTCCCCTTATTTCCAGTAATTTCTCTACTGTCAGATGTCTAATAATAGCGTAGAAATTCAATTTCAACTGAATTCAACCAATACTTCATTCAACGGTTTCTCTGAAACATCAACTTCTCCCGGTACTTCCATTcaactatttaaaatgtctcaACTGCAAAACATAAGCATTTTTCTTGACAAATGTCGTAATGTTTGGTTAATCTTTGAATTTGAAGTCTAAAACATTCAACACAACATATGAAATGCACTAGTTTGAAATGCATGCCATGGTATAGGGTGGTCAAAGGGGAATCATTcaaattattcttattattatgaCAGAGAAACTGAAAAGAATCATAGTTTGTAATGTTGTTAAAGGTTTGTTTGAAAAGGGTTATTTACTTTCTCCACACACATGTATAAGTTATTCATTGGGTAGTTGTAGCGTCAGTGTCCTTACCTTTTACTGAGTAGGAGATAACAGGTCGGCCATATAGGGAGGGGCCTCTGAAGGGCCCATTCACAGCGAATCTTACTGCTGGGTGACCTTTTGTAGCAGGACAGGCTGGGAGTCTCTGGAGGATCTAACACGTGAAGAAGACATGCAGTGATACTGTATACTCATCATTCAGttcattttcaattatttttgctactgtcaaatattttttaaatgagctgtTTTCAAAAGAATAACAAACAGCCCTAATACTTTCTCAGAGTCcaatatgacatttttatatatttattttgtccaaaTAACAATCCGAAACACTGACATATTGAATCAACAATGAggtaaaacagagaaaagcagggCACCATACCACCAGCATGTatgcattaaagaatgtatatatgtatgtaaatatgtgtttatgATAGAATTAATAACATAATGTTATATCAAGACCTTCGTGAATATCTGATGCACCATCTCATCGATCGTTTCATGCATTACATCTTTCATAAACATCTTACACTCTGAATTTGTCGCATAATGCACTTTGCAACGTCTTACTAATACTGTATTTTATAACAGAAACCCTAAACCGCTAATGTTAAACTTTTTGTTACGCTTGGAAAATGAAGGATGTGTTATGACAAATGAAAGAGCAGAGGACAAACATCCCGTGGATCAAATGGAAATTGACACTTGAAACTTCAATCATCAATTACAACATGACTCACCTGCAACGTTCACTTTGAAGGAGgacctctctctgcctctgtaaTGACAAGTGTACCTCCCAGAGTCCGCCAGTCTTACCGAGGACAGAGTCAGTGCAGCCCCTCTCCTCTCAAATGTGGCTTCTCCGCTGTCTCCTTTCTCCACTGTCTCACTGATCCACTTCCACTGCCACCTGGACTTTGTGCCCCTTGTCACTCTGCTGCTCCCTTCCGCCGCTTCATCCTCTTCCCCATAGTCGCCCATGCCATCCACCTCTTCACCCTTTAGTTGTCTGTTCACACTGGTTGGCCAGACTGTGTGAGTGCTGCTAGAAGCTGTATATCCTGTATCTGTAAGTCTGAGGCTTCTGCTTTCTGCAGCTGAAGTTGAGTTAGACTGGTATCCCTCATTCACagtatgttttttcattttcatccaaACTCCAGTTTTGCTCATAATGTTTACAGTGGTTGCATTAGAAGAACTCCCTCTTCGGATGTTTGAACTGTTTCTGTGAATGCTGACCTTCACCCCGTCCACCTCCACACGGCCACTGCAGGTCAAAACCAACCTACTGCCCGGGGATACAACCAACACACCAGGGGGAGGCTCTGCgcagagaaacacacatttacacattttatataatcCAACGGGTGTGCTGCTTGTCATGACTTTTGTAAGTGGGGGacagccttttttattttacattcaacCAGTATTTCTCACAAAATGATTTCCCCTTGAGTATTGGTTGCTGTCAACTACGCACGGCACAGAGAGAATGCAACATTGCATATAACCAAAATAACCAACTCCTTCTTAACTTCCTCTtttactgtttctttttctaTCCTATATCATGCCTTCTCTTTGTCATCTCTCACTTATTTACATTTCGGACATCCCCTAAATACACAGATTATCTGATTGCAATCAAAACTCAACCAATTATGATTTGAGAAGTGTATACACCCTCCTGTCCACTTTCTCTCCCTTAATCCCACTTTCCTATAGTTCACTTCAAGAGGGGATTTGCAGCTGAGAGAAGGCAGAACAACACATTtgctcctgtgtgtgtacgGGATTTAGGTTtaatacatgtacacatattcTATCATTTGAATGTGCATGTCACTTTGATACTTTCATACAATGTTTGCACTGCATATTTGCAcatagtttccatttatagtagtctccgtttatattctgcactatttaatgttaatttcatctgtattgtatttttttttgtaatctgtatttattgttaaactctctgttgcacttctggttggatgccaaactgcatttcgttgctctgtactagtacatgtgcaatgacaataaagtttaatctaatctaatacaaaataaaaaaattatatacaTAATGTATCTGACCTGCATTAATGATTCGGATAATTAAAGTGCAGACATGTTGACATCAAAGTAAAAGGAACTTCATCCCCTTCAAGAACAAATAACTGAAAGTCTGGAGAAAACCAAAACGGATTAAAGACAAATATTATTCACCAAAGGTTTCCACCAAAAGCTACAAAACAGCAATGTAGATGTACACAAAATACAGAATGACAATACAGATCATTTCTTCAAGTTCTGTAAGTATTATCTAAAAAAACTCCACGGAAAATAAACAACGTTTGCTAAACCATGAGTTTCACTGTCCTGACACCGCAAAAAAAAGCAGCTCCATGCTCATCGACCAACTGATCGACGACATTATGAGTGACACTTATGAGTGACAGCAAGTCAAAACGCATTCTACATGTTCACAACAgcttctttcttgttttttctcacTTTGCAGGATAAATCACACAACTTATTACCTTTTCTGGGACAGGTTCCGACGAAAGTGGCCCGGACCCGCGCGCCGCACAGAACGCACAGCAAAGGGAGAAAGATCCGCATGTTTGCGCACGAGTCTCCCCTCACCGGGTCCTCACACCATCAGGTGCACGCAAACAGCACCGTTGTGCAGATTGTTGTGGCTCTGGACCATTATGTTCACCGGACAACAACAGCAACTGAAGGTCCTCCTCTACACACGGGCTTTTCTACAGTTACCAGCTTCCTCTGGTTGCAGCAGGCTGCTGTCAGTAAGACCCGTTGTTGTGAAATCCATCTCTCTTCCCGTCCTTCAGTCCTTTAAAGAGGAAATCCTCACCGAGCTAAAGACCCCGTGGAAGCTGAAAATAGCCCTgctattatatattaatattttaaatgggTAAAAGTCAGGAAGTCATACTTAAGTTGATACCCtgatttttttgttggtatCACTTGCACTTTATTCTAAGTGTGGgaatgtatatattgtattttctaTACTGTTTTATtccaacataaaataaaattcatatttgtttatatttcacACATATTTTCATCTTTGCCAATAAAAAATATGTTGCACGGTGATAAAGACGACTAAAaagttgtgtgttttacaataGTGTTTTTAATTGCCGGATATTTTGGCCTCATTTCATGCCCCAGCGTGGTCATTTCTACCTTACACTTTGGTTGCTACTTGAAATAACATGGACACAGTTTGATTCTCTCGTTTGAAAGAAAGGTGACAAGTTTATTGATCATCGTTCAACAGTACATTCATTTCTGGCCTTGTTTTTGCAGATCATGTTTGCATACTGCTGTGTTTTCAGTTAAAAAGCTACTTTGTTGAAGACTGCAGTAGAAGGGGCTGATCCTGGAACAGGTTTATGTTGTTCCACTGGTTATACTACTTATTATCTCACCCCCCAACTCAGGTAAGGGTCCACAATTGACAGTAGCATTTGCAACACAAATGGTATGTTGAACTTGATTGATGGATCAGGAAGCTTTAGACTAGAATGGTGGCATTGTAAAGGAGTCATTATCTCCTAACACCTTTCCTTCATGTGCAGACAAATTTAAAGCCCATTACTGAAATGACGGTTTGACAAATCCCCTTTTAATGTGCGTTACAGCGTTTTTTTCCGAGTTTCTTTGCACTTTGCTCAAGTCTAACCTAAAAGCTTGTGGTCGTCGGCCAACctgcaaagaggagaaaaagcTTGAAGAGCTCGCTTTAAGTGCAACTCAACTTGACCATTATAAAACACATCAATatgatgcaaaatgaaaaggaaaacatttgaaGTAAAGGTATAACAAGTAAGAAACAAAATCAATGGGAGATAAAGGACCTGCAACAGTTTCACAGTGTCCTGTAACGTAAAGCACCGTTCTCACTGAGAACTATAGTGAACAAAAACATCTTTAAGAAAAAGGCCTGCACTTCACTGATTAAACGTCTTGTTATTCTGTTCATTCATTCAACCTATTGTTGATTTTGAGGGAAGCTCGGTTCTGGCATAATTTGAAAATTACAAGTGGAAATAATCCTTTACATCATTAATAGTAAGTTACCCGTTGCTGTAAATCTCATGATGTTCTAGTCAATCATGAACCGTACTCATATGCCGTGGGAACATGTATATCACCAATCAATCTCAATCCATAGTTGGACAAGGTCCATGTCATTAGGATATGCCACTACTGCCGATGATTTGGATTTATTTGACTTATTATAGAAGCTTCCGTTGGGAAACGGAGAGAACTGACAGTCTGCTCTCTATGCCTCAGTATCTCTCCAGCAAAGCACGCCACAcatcctgcatgtgtgtgcaaacaTGTGATGGATAGTAGTGAACAAGTTATTCCTCGATTCATTCTGAATGTTTCACTCAATCTGGCTGGTTTCCATGGGGACAGAGGATGGGCGGGGGCTGTTGGATGCAGTGGCCCGAGCCTTCCAACCAAACAGAGCTTCCTGTTGGAGAGAAGAAAGGTTGTGTCAATGAGCATGATTTTAGAGGTGCTGTTATTGATACATGTATAACAGCAGCTCACCTGCACGGCGCCCAGAGTGATCGTCCAGCCTCCGGGTGAGTCTCCCCCATGGGGCCTCACTGCTGCAGAGGTAAGGACGCCTGCACTCACGGCCTGGGCTGAACCCTGAGGTGCAGCTGCTTCTGCAGCTGGTGGTGTTTGTGTGGATAAAGTGGGAACAGTCTGCGTATGTTGGGCTGTCACCTCCTCGATGGGCGTATCTTGTGAACCGcccagaacagaggaggaattTGAGAGCGGCGCAACAGACCCGGACACACAACTGCGTGCTGGGCTGCTTGCCCCTGAGGCGCTGGGAGGTG contains:
- the LOC117745636 gene encoding RIIa domain-containing protein 1 gives rise to the protein MAGNGGLEKLDVGELSAEQQEMLRRFKSKTKIDNEKYLRSHPEVEVLMADFLRNVLCKGPADIHEFAADHFSNPDLHVVIGSKIEGNME
- the il6r gene encoding interleukin-6 receptor subunit alpha, with protein sequence MRIFLPLLCVLCGARVRATFVGTCPRKEPPPGVLVVSPGSRLVLTCSGRVEVDGVKVSIHRNSSNIRRGSSSNATTVNIMSKTGVWMKMKKHTVNEGYQSNSTSAAESRSLRLTDTGYTASSSTHTVWPTSVNRQLKGEEVDGMGDYGEEDEAAEGSSRVTRGTKSRWQWKWISETVEKGDSGEATFERRGAALTLSSVRLADSGRYTCHYRGRERSSFKVNVADPPETPSLSCYKRSPSSKIRCEWALQRPLPIWPTCYLLLSKSPTQAFLRSQCSYSSRSSRCWCALDHNEDEQRTLHMAYLCVTSIAGNATSALLHFLPLNILKPDPPSDVGVQQEEGQEMRMTVTWSLPNSWKSQESYYVLTYEIKYRPLNSLLYHGQIQAMKERSYTITDAMPGVEYSIQLRTKEEYDGQWSDWSEPVHARSWLRSTTKGSFELLMDDLSPTFPVYTDNEGSSGTDVGVFVDPEPVQSGAEVSRHVLWISGSFALLSLVLLAAYIFRHKERFMHVVIKCGDSLRPPPSTPTPPEGQTLVAFAPPHYKKTPQSEVEEGEEEQRLKERVEAMHFNNTSYFFLDRTHDQAEKGIKLSSVTDD